A genomic region of Streptomyces sp. NBC_00247 contains the following coding sequences:
- a CDS encoding methionine synthase, whose translation MSEKSRFSECAATGVGSMPGGDARETAKTVTGSFADGQGIPHLAELPARGPGADMIGRTVGLLVEMYGHVEPSGWRISDRPGRDTRRARSWLGEDLDALEEFTQGYEGVLKVQAVGPWTLAAALERRNGEAVLGDPGACRDLAGSLAEGLRAHLAEVRRRIPGADVVLQLDEPSLTAVLGGRVRSASGYRTYRSVDRQIVESALRDLLAVAGDGAGLVHSCAPGVPFALLRRAGAAAVSFDFSLLTEREEEAIGEAVEGGTQLLLGIVPGTDAASAGLSDPGGSVMGVRKLWSRLGLNPGTLAESVVLTPSCGLAGASPAYARAALAHCARAARSLADNPE comes from the coding sequence GTGAGCGAGAAGAGCAGGTTCAGCGAGTGCGCGGCGACCGGGGTCGGGTCCATGCCCGGAGGCGACGCGCGGGAGACGGCGAAGACCGTCACCGGGTCCTTCGCGGACGGCCAGGGCATCCCCCACCTGGCGGAACTCCCCGCCCGGGGCCCCGGCGCGGACATGATCGGACGGACCGTCGGACTCCTCGTGGAGATGTACGGGCACGTCGAGCCCAGCGGCTGGCGGATCAGCGACCGCCCCGGCCGCGACACCCGCCGCGCCCGCTCCTGGCTCGGCGAGGACCTCGACGCCCTGGAGGAGTTCACCCAGGGGTACGAAGGGGTGCTCAAGGTCCAGGCCGTGGGGCCGTGGACGCTCGCCGCGGCCCTGGAGCGGCGCAACGGCGAGGCCGTCCTCGGTGACCCCGGCGCCTGCCGCGACCTCGCCGGATCGCTCGCCGAGGGACTGAGGGCCCACCTCGCCGAGGTGCGCCGCCGGATTCCCGGCGCCGACGTCGTGCTCCAGCTCGACGAACCGTCCCTGACCGCCGTACTCGGCGGCCGGGTCAGGAGCGCGAGCGGCTACCGCACCTACCGCTCCGTGGACCGCCAGATCGTCGAGAGCGCCCTGCGCGACCTGCTCGCCGTCGCCGGGGACGGCGCGGGGCTCGTGCACTCCTGCGCCCCCGGCGTCCCCTTCGCCCTGCTGCGGCGGGCCGGGGCCGCCGCGGTCTCCTTCGACTTCTCGCTGCTCACCGAGCGTGAGGAAGAGGCGATCGGAGAAGCGGTGGAGGGGGGCACCCAGCTCCTCCTCGGCATCGTGCCGGGCACCGACGCGGCCTCGGCCGGATTGTCCGATCCGGGCGGTAGCGTCATGGGAGTCAGGAAGCTGTGGAGCAGGCTGGGGCTGAATCCGGGGACTCTCGCCGAGTCCGTCGTGCTCACCCCGTCGTGCGGCCTCGCGGGTGCCTCGCCCGCGTACGCCCGCGCCGCGCTCGCCCACTGCGCCCGGGCGGCGCGGTCCCTCGCGGACAACCCCGAGTGA
- a CDS encoding SDR family oxidoreductase, translated as MPTHLITGAGSGIGAAVARRLHDRGDDLVLLARDAGRAKELAALHPGARTLVGDLGNPDRLSWAFGQQPMPESLDSLLHIAGVVELGNIGDLTPKAWHFQLNANLVAPAELTRLTLPQLRVARGHVVFVNSGAGLSASAQWGAYAASKHGLKALADSLRHEEHGNGVRVTSVYPGRTASPMQAKVHQQEGKEYDAARWIDPESVATTILMAIDLPRDAEVNDLTVRPGR; from the coding sequence ATGCCTACCCACCTCATCACCGGCGCCGGTTCCGGCATCGGAGCAGCCGTCGCCCGCCGCCTCCACGACCGGGGCGACGACCTCGTCCTGCTGGCCCGCGACGCGGGCCGCGCCAAGGAACTGGCCGCCCTCCACCCCGGGGCCCGTACGCTCGTCGGTGACCTGGGCAACCCCGACCGGCTCTCCTGGGCTTTCGGCCAGCAGCCGATGCCCGAGAGCCTCGACTCGCTGCTGCACATCGCCGGCGTGGTCGAGCTGGGGAACATCGGCGACCTCACCCCGAAGGCCTGGCACTTCCAGCTCAACGCCAACCTCGTCGCCCCCGCCGAACTGACCCGGCTGACACTGCCGCAGCTGCGCGTCGCCCGGGGGCACGTCGTCTTCGTCAACTCCGGCGCCGGCCTCTCCGCGTCCGCCCAGTGGGGCGCGTACGCCGCCAGCAAGCACGGCCTCAAGGCGCTCGCCGACTCGCTCCGCCACGAGGAGCACGGCAACGGCGTCCGCGTCACCTCGGTCTACCCCGGCCGCACCGCGAGCCCCATGCAGGCCAAGGTCCACCAGCAGGAGGGCAAGGAGTACGACGCCGCGCGATGGATCGACCCCGAGTCCGTGGCCACCACGATCCTCATGGCGATCGACCTCCCGCGCGACGCCGAGGTCAACGACCTGACGGTCCGCCCCGGCCGCTGA
- a CDS encoding TIGR00730 family Rossman fold protein, with translation MNICVFLSAADLDDRYTRPAREFAELLGRGGHTLVWGGSESGLMKVVADGVQEAGGRLVGVSVEFMAHQARKNADEMVFARDLAERKALLLEKADAVVIMVGGMGTLDEATEILELKKHGKHTKPVVLLNADGFYDGLRQQFLRMEEEGFLPIPLTDLVFFAEDGVGALAYLEESAGQL, from the coding sequence ATGAACATCTGTGTCTTCCTCTCCGCCGCCGACCTCGACGACCGCTACACCCGCCCCGCCCGGGAATTCGCCGAGCTGCTCGGACGCGGCGGGCACACCCTCGTCTGGGGCGGCTCGGAGAGCGGGCTGATGAAGGTCGTCGCCGACGGCGTGCAGGAGGCGGGTGGCCGCCTGGTCGGGGTGTCCGTGGAATTCATGGCGCACCAGGCCCGGAAGAACGCCGACGAGATGGTCTTCGCCCGCGACCTCGCCGAACGCAAGGCGCTGCTGCTGGAGAAGGCCGACGCCGTCGTGATCATGGTCGGCGGCATGGGGACGCTCGACGAGGCCACCGAGATCCTGGAGCTCAAGAAGCACGGCAAGCACACCAAGCCGGTGGTCCTGCTGAACGCCGACGGCTTCTACGACGGCCTGCGGCAGCAGTTCCTGCGGATGGAGGAGGAGGGCTTCCTCCCGATCCCCCTCACCGACCTCGTCTTCTTCGCCGAGGACGGTGTCGGCGCGCTCGCCTACCTGGAAGAGTCCGCGGGTCAGCTCTGA